The proteins below are encoded in one region of Paraburkholderia aromaticivorans:
- a CDS encoding sensor histidine kinase yields the protein MLKSLRNQLVIAIGAVVSLFAILQGVSSYQFCVAGMSAVLDLRMEQVASRLRGGFGDGIPTVPARGSQDARDIFIVIWKEGETQPVRSTEPSLLLPRDAAAGFTSPVVNGERWRIYTARDGAQTMQVAQRLSVRHEIEETAATKTLWPIVVLIPLVWAAVIFVVSRSLRELNRLGNEARVIDVNHLQALPLTGVPTELLPFIRSINLMIERLARSIESERKFISDAAHELRTPLTALQLQADNLQRDIMPSNQERFRALQGGITRSSNLISQLLRLARADAPPVGQSLTRAMVSVDVAAAVVNAISDVLPIAMQRGIDIGADEMVSANVRAIELDVGTVIKNLVSNAVRYTPDGGTIDLSTRVQAGMVSVEVKDTGSGIDETLLPRVFDRFFRANTDIEGSGLGLSIVKAIVTRYGGTVTLRNRGDGQSGIVATVSFPIEPDGGGR from the coding sequence ATGCTCAAATCGCTCCGCAACCAACTCGTTATCGCAATCGGCGCCGTGGTGAGCCTGTTCGCTATTCTGCAAGGCGTCAGCTCCTACCAGTTCTGCGTGGCCGGCATGAGCGCGGTGCTCGACCTGCGCATGGAACAGGTCGCATCGCGTTTACGGGGCGGCTTCGGCGACGGCATCCCGACGGTTCCGGCGCGCGGGTCGCAAGACGCCCGCGATATTTTCATCGTCATCTGGAAGGAAGGCGAGACACAGCCGGTGCGCTCCACCGAGCCGTCGCTGCTCCTGCCGCGCGATGCGGCCGCGGGCTTCACGTCGCCGGTCGTCAATGGCGAACGGTGGCGGATCTACACCGCTCGCGACGGCGCTCAGACCATGCAGGTCGCGCAGCGCCTGTCCGTGCGTCATGAGATCGAGGAGACCGCCGCGACGAAGACCCTATGGCCGATCGTCGTGCTGATTCCGCTCGTCTGGGCCGCCGTTATCTTCGTCGTGAGTCGTTCGTTGCGGGAACTGAACCGGCTTGGCAACGAGGCCCGTGTTATCGATGTGAACCATCTGCAAGCGCTGCCGCTCACAGGCGTACCCACCGAATTGCTGCCGTTCATCCGCTCGATCAATCTGATGATCGAGCGACTTGCCCGCTCCATCGAGAGTGAACGCAAATTCATTTCCGATGCCGCGCACGAGTTGCGAACGCCGCTCACGGCTCTGCAATTGCAGGCCGATAATCTGCAACGCGACATCATGCCCAGCAATCAGGAACGGTTTCGCGCGCTTCAAGGCGGTATCACACGAAGCAGCAATCTGATTTCGCAGTTGTTGCGGCTCGCGCGCGCGGACGCGCCGCCCGTCGGTCAATCGCTGACACGGGCAATGGTCAGCGTCGATGTCGCGGCCGCCGTCGTCAACGCCATTTCCGATGTGCTGCCGATTGCCATGCAGCGTGGCATCGACATCGGCGCGGACGAAATGGTCAGCGCCAATGTGCGCGCAATCGAACTCGACGTCGGCACGGTGATCAAGAACCTCGTCAGCAATGCGGTTCGCTATACGCCCGACGGCGGCACAATCGATTTGTCGACCCGCGTGCAGGCCGGCATGGTCTCTGTCGAAGTGAAGGACACCGGCTCCGGTATCGACGAAACCCTGCTGCCTCGCGTGTTCGATCGGTTCTTTCGCGCCAATACGGACATTGAAGGCAGTGGGCTCGGACTGTCGATTGTGAAAG
- a CDS encoding potassium ABC transporter ATPase produces MDLLYVIAIIAFSGLVAAFVVGCDKLRRAPGGRP; encoded by the coding sequence ATGGATCTGCTTTACGTCATTGCAATCATTGCATTCAGCGGCCTCGTCGCCGCGTTCGTGGTGGGCTGCGACAAGCTTCGCCGCGCGCCGGGAGGCCGTCCATGA
- a CDS encoding ABC transporter substrate-binding protein: MLKRKLIGVVVGVGALIGGTSVTYAQDTYIPLISKGFQHQFWQAVKSGAEQSAKEHNVRITFEGPETEAMVDKQIDMLSAALAKKPQALGIAALDSKAAIPLLKRAQASKIPVIAFDSGVDSDIPLTTCATDNIAAAALAADKMAEAVGNAGEVGVIVHDQTSRTGIDRRDGFLNEMKAKHPNIKIVSVQYGGGDHLKSAEIAKTMIQANPNLKGIFGANEGSAEGAAIGVKESGKKLVLIGYDSGKEQKDDINSGLMAGAITQNPVGIGKCVVDSAVKALKGEKLPKKVDTGFYWYDKTNITDPKIAAVLYD, encoded by the coding sequence ATGTTGAAAAGAAAACTAATCGGTGTCGTGGTCGGCGTTGGCGCTCTCATTGGCGGGACGAGCGTGACCTACGCGCAGGACACCTACATCCCGCTCATCTCAAAGGGTTTCCAGCATCAGTTCTGGCAGGCCGTCAAATCCGGCGCCGAACAATCGGCCAAGGAGCACAACGTCAGGATCACCTTCGAAGGTCCGGAAACCGAGGCCATGGTCGACAAACAGATCGACATGCTTTCGGCCGCGCTCGCCAAGAAACCGCAAGCGCTCGGCATCGCCGCGCTCGATAGCAAGGCGGCCATTCCGCTATTGAAGCGCGCGCAGGCTTCCAAGATTCCCGTGATTGCTTTCGACTCCGGCGTGGACAGCGATATTCCATTGACGACGTGTGCAACGGATAACATTGCCGCGGCCGCCCTCGCTGCCGACAAGATGGCCGAGGCGGTCGGCAATGCCGGCGAAGTCGGCGTGATCGTGCACGACCAGACGAGCCGCACCGGCATCGATCGCCGCGACGGCTTCCTCAATGAAATGAAAGCGAAGCACCCGAACATCAAGATCGTCTCGGTCCAGTATGGCGGCGGCGACCATTTGAAGTCGGCGGAAATCGCCAAGACGATGATTCAGGCCAACCCCAATCTGAAGGGCATTTTCGGAGCGAATGAAGGCTCGGCGGAAGGCGCCGCGATCGGCGTCAAGGAATCGGGCAAGAAGCTGGTTCTGATCGGCTACGACTCGGGCAAGGAACAGAAGGACGACATCAATTCTGGCTTGATGGCCGGCGCGATTACGCAGAACCCGGTCGGCATCGGCAAGTGCGTGGTCGACTCCGCGGTGAAGGCGCTGAAGGGCGAGAAGCTGCCCAAGAAAGTCGACACGGGCTTCTACTGGTACGACAAGACGAATATTACCGATCCGAAGATCGCAGCCGTGCTCTACGATTGA
- a CDS encoding potassium-transporting ATPase subunit F — protein sequence MTTWMTWLAAASPLILFAYLVYALLRAEALE from the coding sequence ATGACTACCTGGATGACCTGGCTTGCGGCGGCCTCGCCGCTGATTCTGTTCGCCTACCTCGTCTACGCCTTGCTGCGCGCGGAGGCACTCGAATGA
- the gcvA gene encoding transcriptional regulator GcvA — protein sequence MKRILPPLNALRAFEAAGRLGSFKEAAAELHVTHGAVSQHVRALEEWLGASLFERHNRRVALTPAAKAYLAEIGPLFEELSQATARYGFPETLSRTLSVNAPATFTLRWLVPRLATFRAAHPDVDVNVQTSNESLESLKETYDVIVRGGPDTFYGYAMRPFLSEERIPVCSPALLQCLPLQTLDDMRRHTLLHTSSLPRVWPDWLASAKIPALRPAAALTFDHFYLTLQAAIDGIGIAMGPTALVADDLATGRLVAPFAGPRLPSRSYCTYVPEMKSADELVVLFRSWLEREGMRSQAETAP from the coding sequence ATGAAACGGATACTGCCACCGCTCAATGCCTTGCGGGCCTTCGAGGCCGCAGGCCGTCTCGGCAGCTTCAAGGAAGCTGCCGCCGAACTACATGTGACTCACGGTGCGGTGAGCCAGCACGTGCGCGCGCTCGAAGAGTGGCTTGGCGCATCGTTGTTCGAACGGCACAACCGCCGCGTCGCGCTGACGCCGGCGGCGAAGGCTTATCTGGCGGAAATCGGTCCTTTGTTTGAGGAGCTCTCGCAGGCAACGGCCAGATACGGTTTCCCCGAAACGCTCTCCCGGACATTGTCCGTGAATGCGCCCGCGACCTTCACATTGCGCTGGCTGGTGCCGAGACTGGCGACATTCCGCGCCGCGCATCCCGACGTGGACGTGAATGTGCAGACGTCGAACGAGTCGTTGGAGAGTCTGAAGGAGACCTACGACGTGATCGTCCGGGGCGGTCCGGACACCTTCTATGGCTACGCGATGCGGCCTTTCCTGTCCGAGGAGCGAATCCCGGTCTGTAGTCCGGCGCTCTTGCAGTGCCTGCCGCTTCAAACGCTGGACGATATGCGGCGGCATACGTTGCTGCATACATCGAGTCTTCCGCGGGTTTGGCCGGACTGGCTGGCGAGCGCAAAGATTCCCGCACTCAGGCCGGCTGCCGCCCTGACTTTCGACCACTTCTATCTGACGTTGCAGGCGGCCATCGACGGGATAGGCATTGCAATGGGACCGACCGCGCTGGTCGCCGACGATCTCGCGACCGGCCGGCTCGTCGCGCCGTTCGCCGGTCCTCGTCTGCCGTCGCGGAGCTATTGCACTTACGTTCCGGAGATGAAGTCGGCAGATGAGTTGGTCGTGCTGTTCCGCTCGTGGCTCGAGCGCGAAGGGATGCGCTCACAAGCGGAGACGGCCCCTTAG
- a CDS encoding L-fuconate dehydratase: MPTITKLSVRDIRFPTSRSLDGSDAMNAAPDYSAAYVTLETDSPDALTGHGLTFTIGRGNEICVTAVQALAPLIVGKRLEDIAANMGAFWRALTSDSQLRWIGPDKGAIHLATAAVVNAAWDLWAKAEGKPVWRLLVDMSPEELVRCLDFRYVTDAITPQEAIAMLHRHAKTRGEREKEMLAQGYPAYTTSAGWLGYDDDKIRRLAREGVAQGWTHFKQKVGGNLDEDMRRARILREEIGADRKLMMDANQVWDVDEAVANMRRLAEFDPWWIEEPTSPDDILGHAAIRQRLRPIGVATGEHCHNRVMFKQLLQAQAIDFCQVDSCRLGGLNEVIVVLLMAAKFGVPVCPHAGGVGLCEYVQHISLFDYICVSASLENRVLEYVDHLHEHFVDPVVIRNGRYMPPQRPGYSIEMHAASLDEYDFPEGAAWKG; this comes from the coding sequence ATGCCCACGATCACCAAGCTGTCCGTCCGTGACATTCGGTTTCCCACCTCGCGTTCGCTGGACGGCTCCGATGCGATGAACGCCGCGCCGGATTATTCCGCCGCCTACGTGACGCTCGAAACCGATTCGCCCGACGCGCTCACCGGCCACGGCCTCACCTTCACGATCGGACGCGGCAACGAGATCTGCGTGACTGCGGTACAGGCGCTGGCTCCGCTGATCGTCGGTAAAAGGCTTGAGGATATTGCCGCGAACATGGGCGCTTTCTGGCGCGCACTGACGTCGGACAGCCAGTTGCGCTGGATCGGCCCGGACAAGGGCGCGATCCATCTGGCGACGGCGGCTGTCGTCAATGCGGCCTGGGATCTGTGGGCCAAAGCGGAAGGTAAGCCCGTGTGGAGGTTGCTCGTCGACATGAGCCCCGAAGAACTCGTGCGTTGCCTCGATTTCCGCTACGTGACCGACGCGATCACGCCGCAGGAAGCCATCGCGATGTTGCATCGTCATGCGAAGACGCGGGGCGAGCGCGAAAAGGAAATGCTCGCGCAGGGCTATCCCGCCTATACGACATCGGCGGGTTGGCTCGGCTATGACGACGACAAGATCCGCCGGCTCGCGCGTGAAGGCGTCGCGCAGGGCTGGACGCACTTCAAGCAGAAGGTGGGCGGCAATCTCGACGAGGATATGCGCCGCGCTCGCATCCTGCGCGAAGAAATTGGCGCGGACCGGAAGCTGATGATGGACGCGAACCAGGTGTGGGATGTCGACGAAGCCGTCGCGAACATGCGGCGCCTCGCGGAATTCGATCCGTGGTGGATCGAGGAGCCCACGAGTCCCGACGACATTCTCGGGCATGCGGCGATCCGTCAGCGGCTTCGGCCCATCGGCGTCGCGACGGGCGAGCACTGTCATAACCGAGTGATGTTCAAGCAGTTGCTCCAGGCGCAGGCCATCGACTTCTGTCAGGTCGATAGCTGCCGGCTGGGTGGCTTGAACGAGGTCATCGTCGTTCTGCTGATGGCGGCGAAATTCGGCGTGCCGGTGTGCCCACATGCGGGTGGTGTCGGATTGTGCGAGTACGTCCAGCATATTTCGCTGTTCGACTATATCTGCGTGTCGGCGTCGCTGGAAAACCGGGTGCTCGAATACGTGGATCATCTGCATGAGCATTTCGTCGATCCGGTTGTGATCCGCAATGGCCGTTATATGCCGCCGCAGCGTCCGGGTTACAGCATCGAGATGCATGCGGCGTCGCTCGATGAATATGACTTTCCTGAGGGAGCGGCGTGGAAGGGATAA
- a CDS encoding TetR/AcrR family transcriptional regulator, with translation MKEATSRRKASAPPKAPAPAPTPVDHSSRDKPYHHGALPHALLEAAEVVLRRDGIRGLTLRAIAREAGVSHTAPQHHFGDTAGVLSELAASGHRRLAATMAEQADGIEAGQARRKATARGYVRFAVANPDLLHLMSRNEMLDAARPALVQARQASARALAGVVSAPTERTEEDKSSFGRTTAAQAIAMTAAWAYVHGLALLLIDGRLNALAASADGIRSAEDLVEAAIEHVQIVPADPAGKGRK, from the coding sequence ATGAAAGAAGCAACGTCACGCCGCAAAGCGTCCGCGCCGCCGAAAGCGCCAGCCCCAGCCCCAACTCCAGTTGATCACTCGTCGCGTGACAAACCGTATCATCACGGCGCGCTGCCCCATGCGCTGCTCGAAGCGGCGGAGGTCGTGCTACGGCGCGACGGCATTCGCGGCCTGACGTTGCGCGCTATTGCACGTGAAGCGGGCGTATCGCATACGGCGCCCCAGCATCATTTCGGCGACACAGCCGGTGTGTTGAGCGAACTTGCCGCCAGCGGACACCGGCGGCTCGCCGCTACCATGGCGGAGCAGGCGGACGGTATCGAAGCGGGCCAGGCGCGGCGCAAAGCTACCGCCCGTGGCTACGTCAGGTTTGCGGTGGCCAATCCCGATTTGCTGCACCTCATGTCGCGCAACGAAATGCTCGACGCCGCGCGCCCTGCCCTCGTGCAGGCGCGGCAAGCGTCGGCGCGCGCCCTGGCCGGGGTAGTCAGCGCGCCCACCGAACGCACGGAGGAGGATAAGTCCTCGTTCGGCCGAACCACTGCGGCTCAGGCCATTGCCATGACCGCAGCCTGGGCGTACGTTCACGGGCTTGCTTTGCTTCTGATCGACGGACGCCTGAATGCGCTGGCCGCATCCGCCGACGGCATACGAAGCGCCGAGGATCTGGTGGAAGCCGCGATCGAGCACGTCCAGATCGTTCCCGCCGATCCCGCAGGCAAAGGCAGAAAATGA
- a CDS encoding peroxiredoxin, which yields MSIRLGEDAPDFTAETTEGTIRFHEWIGDHWAILFSHPKDFTPVCTTELGYLAALKPEFDKRNTKIIGLSVDPVSDHTEWVKDIAETQGHAVSYPLIGDSDLKVAKLYDMIHPEASGGGPRTAVDNATVRSVFLIGPDKKVKAMLVYPMSAGRNFDEVVRLLDALQLNAKHAVATPVNWKPGEDVIIPTSVSNDAAMQKYPQGFKTVKPYLRYVAQPK from the coding sequence ATGTCGATTCGACTAGGAGAAGACGCTCCCGATTTCACCGCGGAAACCACCGAAGGGACGATCCGTTTTCACGAATGGATTGGCGACCATTGGGCAATCCTGTTTTCGCATCCGAAGGATTTCACCCCCGTTTGCACCACGGAACTCGGATACCTGGCGGCCCTCAAGCCAGAATTCGATAAGCGCAACACAAAAATTATCGGGCTCAGCGTTGATCCCGTCAGCGACCACACGGAGTGGGTCAAGGATATCGCGGAGACGCAGGGCCACGCAGTCAGCTATCCGTTGATCGGCGACTCCGACCTGAAGGTCGCGAAGCTCTACGACATGATCCATCCCGAGGCGAGCGGCGGCGGCCCGCGCACCGCGGTCGACAACGCGACCGTGCGCTCGGTGTTTCTCATCGGGCCGGACAAGAAGGTCAAAGCCATGCTCGTCTATCCGATGAGCGCCGGCCGCAATTTCGACGAAGTGGTGCGGCTGCTCGATGCGCTGCAACTCAACGCGAAACACGCGGTGGCGACACCGGTGAACTGGAAACCGGGTGAAGACGTCATCATTCCAACGTCCGTTTCCAACGATGCCGCGATGCAAAAATATCCGCAGGGTTTCAAAACCGTGAAGCCTTATCTGCGGTACGTTGCGCAACCGAAGTAA
- a CDS encoding rhodanese-like domain-containing protein has protein sequence MIFRQLFDQQSSTYTYLLADSTTREAVLVDPVFEQVRRDAALIEELGLHLLYTIDTHVHADHVTGAWMLNRRIGSRIAISAASGAEGADRYLSHGDKVEFGARYLTIRATPGHTDGCITLVLDNETMALTGDCLLIRGTGRTDFQRGDAHTMFRAVHGQIFTLPTACLLYPAHDYRGLTVTSVGEERRFNPRLGGELCEDDFTGYMTNLHLPHPKQIDVAVPANLKCGLAASVPTQMTEPDWAPLTCSFAGIWEINAQWLEENLRAVELVDVREPDEFNGPLGRIPAARLISLGELAGRTAELTKDRPIVTVCRAGGRSAQATVMLRQAGFEQVANLPGGMLRWRAEGRVVENGSV, from the coding sequence TTGATCTTCCGGCAGCTATTCGATCAGCAATCGTCGACCTACACCTATCTTCTTGCCGATAGCACGACGCGAGAGGCGGTGCTGGTCGATCCGGTATTCGAACAGGTGCGCCGGGATGCCGCCCTGATCGAAGAACTCGGCTTGCATCTGCTTTATACGATCGATACCCACGTGCACGCCGATCACGTGACCGGCGCATGGATGTTGAATCGCCGCATAGGTAGCAGGATTGCGATTTCGGCTGCGAGCGGCGCCGAAGGCGCGGACCGCTATCTGAGCCACGGCGACAAAGTCGAGTTCGGCGCGAGATACCTGACGATACGCGCGACACCGGGACATACCGATGGATGCATCACGCTCGTACTCGACAACGAGACCATGGCGTTGACCGGCGATTGCCTGTTGATCAGAGGCACGGGCCGCACGGATTTCCAGCGCGGCGACGCGCACACCATGTTTCGCGCGGTGCATGGCCAGATTTTCACGCTGCCCACCGCGTGCCTGCTCTACCCGGCTCACGACTATCGCGGTTTGACGGTCACGAGCGTGGGCGAGGAGCGGCGCTTCAATCCACGCCTTGGCGGTGAACTGTGTGAAGACGATTTCACCGGATACATGACGAACCTGCACCTGCCGCATCCGAAGCAGATCGATGTAGCGGTGCCCGCGAATCTGAAATGCGGCCTGGCGGCGAGCGTCCCTACGCAGATGACCGAGCCCGATTGGGCGCCGCTGACCTGCAGCTTTGCGGGCATCTGGGAAATCAATGCCCAGTGGCTGGAGGAAAATCTGCGCGCGGTCGAACTCGTCGATGTGCGGGAACCTGACGAGTTCAACGGACCGTTGGGGCGCATCCCCGCAGCCAGGCTCATTTCATTGGGCGAGTTGGCGGGGCGGACCGCTGAACTCACGAAGGACCGCCCGATCGTGACGGTCTGCCGGGCCGGTGGACGCTCGGCACAAGCCACGGTCATGCTGCGCCAGGCCGGATTCGAGCAGGTTGCCAACCTTCCCGGCGGCATGCTGCGCTGGCGTGCGGAAGGCCGCGTCGTTGAAAACGGCAGTGTGTAG
- a CDS encoding sugar ABC transporter ATP-binding protein — MIPLISVKRLSKRFPGVRALHEVQFELMAGEVHALMGENGAGKSTLMKILAGVYTRDTGEILYDGQPVDFQSPREAQAVGVGIIHQELQLMNHLTVAQNMFIGREPRGRLGLFLDEDKLNAQAHDILARMHVTLDPRAVVSSLTVARQQMVEIAKALSFDSRVLIMDEPTSALNDAEIAELFRIIRELKSRGVGIIYISHKMDELKQIADRVTVLRDGEYVATVAAKDTTVQAIIGMMVGRTLTDAAPSQHIANQGEVALEVTNLNAGPLVRDVSFALRKGEILGFAGLMGAGRTEVARAVFGADPIESGEIVVKGVKATIRNPSDAVARGIGYLSEDRKRFGLATGMSVESNIVMSNLRKFLSLNFFLRRTQIRRTAAHFINLLAIRTPSATQEVRLLSGGNQQKIVIAKWLERDCDVLFFDEPTRGIDVGAKSEIYKLLRSLAEQGKAIVMISSELPEILRMSDRIVVMCEGRITGELPAAGATQERIMQLATQREPLNAA, encoded by the coding sequence ATGATCCCGCTCATTTCCGTCAAACGGCTCAGCAAGCGCTTTCCTGGCGTGAGGGCACTTCACGAAGTCCAATTCGAACTCATGGCGGGCGAGGTCCACGCGCTAATGGGCGAGAACGGCGCGGGCAAGTCGACGCTGATGAAAATCCTCGCCGGCGTGTACACACGGGATACCGGCGAAATTCTCTATGACGGCCAGCCGGTCGATTTCCAAAGCCCGCGCGAGGCGCAGGCCGTGGGCGTCGGCATCATTCATCAGGAGCTCCAGCTGATGAACCATCTGACCGTTGCGCAGAACATGTTCATCGGCCGCGAGCCGCGTGGACGCCTCGGCCTGTTCCTCGACGAAGACAAGCTCAACGCGCAAGCGCACGACATTCTCGCCCGCATGCACGTGACTCTCGATCCGCGCGCGGTGGTCAGCTCGCTCACTGTCGCGAGGCAGCAGATGGTCGAGATCGCCAAGGCTTTGTCGTTCGATTCGCGCGTGCTGATCATGGACGAACCGACCTCGGCGCTCAACGACGCCGAAATCGCCGAGCTGTTCCGCATCATCCGCGAGTTGAAGAGCCGGGGCGTGGGAATCATCTATATCTCGCACAAGATGGACGAGCTGAAGCAGATTGCCGACCGTGTCACCGTATTGCGCGACGGGGAATATGTGGCCACGGTCGCGGCGAAAGACACTACCGTGCAAGCGATCATCGGCATGATGGTCGGGCGAACCTTGACCGACGCCGCGCCTTCCCAGCACATTGCCAACCAGGGCGAGGTCGCACTCGAAGTCACCAATCTGAATGCCGGCCCGCTGGTTAGAGACGTAAGTTTCGCGCTGCGCAAGGGCGAGATACTGGGCTTTGCGGGCTTGATGGGCGCCGGTCGCACCGAAGTCGCGCGCGCGGTGTTCGGCGCCGATCCGATCGAATCGGGCGAGATCGTCGTGAAAGGCGTGAAAGCGACGATCAGGAATCCGAGCGATGCAGTGGCGCGCGGGATCGGCTATCTCTCGGAAGACCGCAAGCGTTTCGGTCTCGCGACCGGCATGAGCGTCGAATCGAACATCGTGATGTCCAACTTGCGCAAATTCCTGTCGCTGAACTTCTTCCTGCGCCGCACGCAGATACGGCGGACCGCCGCGCATTTCATCAATCTGCTCGCCATTCGCACGCCTTCCGCGACGCAGGAGGTACGGCTGCTGTCGGGCGGCAATCAGCAGAAGATCGTCATTGCGAAATGGCTCGAGCGCGACTGCGACGTGCTCTTCTTCGACGAGCCGACGCGCGGCATCGACGTCGGCGCCAAAAGCGAAATCTACAAGCTGCTGCGCTCGCTCGCGGAGCAGGGCAAGGCAATCGTAATGATCTCGTCGGAACTGCCGGAAATCCTGCGCATGAGCGACCGCATCGTCGTGATGTGCGAGGGCCGCATTACTGGCGAACTTCCGGCGGCGGGTGCGACCCAGGAGCGCATCATGCAACTGGCGACGCAGCGCGAACCCTTAAACGCGGCGTGA
- a CDS encoding ABC transporter permease, producing the protein MTLPSDASALGSKKTFSGLRARVFTPTALQKLLAFGSLILLLVFFSFASPAFMQMDNMLGILQATAVNGVLAIACTFVIITGGIDLSVGTLMTFTAVICGVFLTYWHLPMWTGVLAAIGTGAICGTVSGTLTAKMKIPPFIATLGMMMLLKGLSLVVSADKPIYFTDTENFYMISQDSLIGDLLPSLPVPNAVLILFFLAVVSSITLNRTALGRYTFALGSNEEAVRLSGVNVDRWKIAVYGLSGAICGVAGLLIASRLNSAQPALGQGYELEAIAAVVIGGTSLSGGAGTILGTIIGAFIMSVLTNGLRIMSVAQEWQIVVTGLIIILAVYGDILRRKKS; encoded by the coding sequence ATGACATTGCCATCGGATGCATCGGCGCTGGGTAGTAAAAAGACATTTTCGGGCCTGAGAGCCCGCGTCTTTACGCCGACCGCTTTGCAAAAGCTGCTCGCCTTCGGGAGCCTGATTCTGCTGCTGGTGTTTTTCAGCTTCGCGTCTCCCGCGTTCATGCAGATGGACAACATGCTCGGGATTCTGCAGGCGACGGCGGTCAACGGCGTGCTGGCGATCGCCTGCACGTTCGTCATCATTACCGGCGGCATCGATCTGTCGGTCGGCACGTTGATGACCTTCACGGCGGTCATTTGCGGCGTGTTTCTGACCTACTGGCATTTGCCGATGTGGACCGGCGTCCTTGCCGCGATTGGCACGGGCGCGATCTGTGGGACCGTTTCGGGAACGCTGACGGCGAAAATGAAAATACCGCCGTTCATCGCCACGCTGGGCATGATGATGCTGCTGAAAGGGTTGTCGCTGGTTGTCTCGGCCGACAAGCCGATCTATTTCACCGACACCGAAAACTTCTACATGATCTCGCAGGATTCGTTGATCGGTGACCTGTTGCCGAGCCTGCCTGTGCCGAACGCGGTCCTGATTCTGTTTTTCCTGGCGGTGGTGAGTTCGATCACGCTCAATCGCACGGCGCTCGGCCGCTATACCTTTGCGCTCGGCAGCAATGAAGAAGCAGTGCGCCTGTCCGGCGTGAATGTCGATCGGTGGAAGATCGCCGTTTACGGCCTGAGCGGAGCGATTTGCGGCGTCGCCGGTCTGCTCATCGCCTCGCGTTTGAATTCGGCGCAGCCGGCGCTAGGCCAAGGTTACGAGCTCGAAGCGATCGCGGCCGTGGTGATCGGCGGGACTTCGCTCAGCGGCGGCGCGGGCACGATTCTCGGCACGATCATCGGTGCGTTCATCATGAGCGTGCTGACCAACGGTCTGCGCATTATGTCCGTCGCGCAGGAATGGCAGATCGTGGTGACCGGTCTCATCATCATTCTCGCGGTCTATGGCGATATTTTGCGGCGCAAGAAAAGCTGA
- a CDS encoding DMT family transporter, translated as MLSYTGGLVLFAALLHASWNAMLHGNRDRFLSMTWMSIAIAAVATLVILFTPRPADAAWPYIAASGLVHIVYNVSLVRAYRRGDLAQAYPIARGSSPLLVTLGAALFAHEAIGPLHALGIAMISGGIIALALQGGRLSRAGALAALATGASIALYTVIDGIGVRLSGGEALAYTAWMFLFYWLMPVLFVAMRGLVALWTPVRAEPIAVGASLAGGLVSIAAYGIVIWAMQSGAMGAVSALRETSVVFAVLIGRVILREAVSGKRWLACVIVAAGAVCLGL; from the coding sequence ATGCTCAGTTATACCGGCGGTCTCGTCCTCTTTGCCGCTCTGCTCCACGCGAGCTGGAACGCGATGCTGCACGGCAACCGCGACCGCTTCCTGTCCATGACGTGGATGAGCATCGCCATCGCGGCGGTCGCCACGCTCGTGATCCTGTTCACGCCCCGGCCCGCCGACGCGGCCTGGCCGTACATCGCCGCATCGGGGCTCGTGCATATCGTCTACAACGTCAGCCTCGTGCGGGCCTATCGTCGCGGCGATCTGGCGCAGGCTTATCCGATCGCGCGCGGCTCGTCGCCGCTGCTCGTCACGCTCGGCGCGGCGCTCTTCGCGCATGAGGCAATCGGCCCCTTGCACGCGCTCGGGATCGCGATGATCTCGGGCGGCATCATCGCGCTCGCGCTGCAAGGCGGGCGCTTGTCGCGCGCGGGTGCACTGGCCGCGTTGGCGACCGGCGCGTCGATCGCGCTCTATACCGTGATCGACGGCATCGGCGTGCGTTTATCCGGCGGCGAGGCGCTCGCCTACACCGCGTGGATGTTCCTGTTCTATTGGCTGATGCCGGTGCTGTTCGTCGCGATGCGCGGGCTCGTGGCGCTGTGGACACCGGTACGAGCGGAGCCCATCGCCGTCGGCGCGTCGCTCGCGGGCGGCCTGGTGTCGATCGCGGCGTACGGCATCGTGATCTGGGCAATGCAGTCGGGCGCGATGGGCGCGGTATCGGCGTTGCGAGAGACCAGCGTGGTGTTCGCGGTGCTGATCGGGCGCGTGATTTTGCGGGAAGCGGTAAGCGGAAAGCGCTGGCTCGCGTGCGTGATCGTCGCCGCCGGGGCGGTTTGTTTGGGGCTTTGA